From the Raphanus sativus cultivar WK10039 unplaced genomic scaffold, ASM80110v3 Scaffold2938, whole genome shotgun sequence genome, the window cccaaaccacaaacaccatctttcttatcttctactcttcattccaaacctcaaacctcaatattggtgtgtttaaaatgatgttgaaacttccatatttatagaaaattttcgaatctggtagttgaagttttgcgaggaataggtaggtagcaaaaaaaaatgtgctTTAGTATTCCTCGTTAAAATCACGTaaaacatttcctcgtaaagaagacGCGAATTTACGTTCTGTTTACGAGGAAACTCTATTtcctcatttcctcgtaaagatgatgcaagttttacgtggttttaacgaggaaagagaatttcctcgttaaaaccacgTAACTTTACGTTGTTTTAACGAGAAAATGTTTTATTcgttactttacgaggaaataacaacgttttattctttctttgtaatttcttCGTAAAGTCgacgtaattttacgaggattttatttcctcgttaattttcctcgccaaagtgttgttttcttgtagtgttttgTTTATCGGCAAAAACTACATATTTATGCAATATTATGATAGAAAAGGTAAACGTATAAATTAGGTCCCTACCCTTTCAACAACTGACTAGATTAATTCTTGATATGCTTGAAAATGTTTATTGGTTGCAGTGGTGATAATTTGAGAAAGGAAAGTAAGAATCACGCCTAAGACCATCTTCAACCCATAACACTATTTTTGTGTCAAAACTACACTATTTTAGTGTAGTTTTAACGCTAAAAATTTCTTTtctccaaccacaacaccaaactTCATcctaaaagttattttataatattatatttatttatttttttatttttcatttatttatttgtaaattttattaataaaataattaagtagtGTTTTAGTCGagtgaataatattttagtgtGGTGAATAGTATCACGCCAAATTTAGCATGAAATTATAGTGTTACACCaaaataatgtaatttttcCAGTTCAGTTGGAGATGGTTTTAGTGTAAAACTACACTAAAATAGTGTTTTGTAATCCTATTGGAGATGGCCTAAAGGATTTATAAGGCCCCTAATAAACTTGAGAAGCACCAcaagagaaaaaggaaaatgtGGTGATAAACGGAATGAAAAAAACGGGACTTAAATGGTAGATGAAACGAGAAAGAATCTCATGTCTACTTCATACATGAAGACCTGATCTCAGgttagtttttcttattttatatatgttttaaaattgtatagagatattattttgttaactttagGAGTGAGTAACATAcacatttgttttatttttcttatataatgtTACCTCATCTTGCAAAGTAAATATACAACCAGAATTGAAGAAAGATAAATAAACATAGAAAAGAACTAAAAAGTATAAGTGATAACGTCAATTATTCTAGAAAAATatggtcaattttttttaacaagagCCTGAAATTCATATCTTATACTAGTATTTTGTTGGCTTGGGAAAAAGAGAAATCAATATTTTACCTTTATATATTGGGTCTATACTGAAGTGTTGCAAAATATAacagtaatttttatttttaattaagtttATCACTAATAACCCttgaaataatatttacttttgttgtaatttttacatattatatttaaaaatatatgtgtacataTAACAATTCTCATGGCATATAAAtcactaatatatttttctcaaatgTCCGTGCATAGCACGTAAAAGATTACTAGTACTAATATGAAGTGCAAGTTCTCATAAAtctgatattattttatttccatCGAAAATATACTctttctgtttcaaaataatacattttttaataaaataaatcaaaacttagttttaaatttatagtttttgtaattttatatttcctataattttaaaccaataaaactttaaaaatgcaattaatatttTCGAGCAGATGTTCTCCAAGAAATGTGATGTCATATAATCCACGGTTGAAAGATTTTCAGGAGTAGTTCCCCGATCTGGAAGAGCGATCCCAACTCCTACGCCGATTCTCTTTTCGCAGATTAGATCGCAAAGATGGATAGAAGTACGACAATTGCTCCTCGATGAAATGGATTTAGTAATTTATTAGTATACTAGtgatattccggcgctacgcgccgggttcataTGTTGTAttgttatatgaatttttaatttattatatgatcttagtaaataaaatattctaaaaatatgaaataaaaatatgtataaaatgatattttctaatCTTTTCGATAGTGGTTAGTAGAGCTGGGAATTTAATTCAAATCCCGGGGGCTCCGCTCCGTTTGACCCGCCGCGGAGCGGGTGCGGGTAGATCGGTTTAAAATTTTCGAACTGCGAGTGCGGGTGTGGGTTAAGATTAGTTTaagcggggcgggtgcgggtcagCCGAATATGAGTCGTGGATACCCGTCGACCcgcaaattcaaaaaaaaaagtttttatttcttttatatttcgtaaaaatatattaacatattaaatagttttataattttagttgtaatttattattttaatattatttttaataattaatatataatgaaaataattaatatataattaaaatattaatatataattaaaataattagtttttaatataattattattacccGCGGATAAGACGGTTTACCCACGGGTTTTGGCGGGCGGATGCGGGTTTAAGATTTTTGGTCATACGGATCATGTGGGTCGAATTTATGAAAGTGATGCAGATTATTGACTATGGAGAATCATAGAAGTTCTATTCTCCATagtcaacatcaaatataaagaaaacctATAAACCGTGATTCTGAAACCCTATCCAGACACTGAATCTGACGATTGATCGGGTCACTGAATTGATCGGATCAGTGAGTTATTGGACCAACCGCTGATGAACCGTatgttaataaatgaattaattttattatataataatatattagctatgaaaattttatataatagttttgatacttatctattttatgcttaaaacatttagaaaatacttaaccttggtttctatatttttatcttcatttgacatacaaaatattaggaaatagtttagactatttaaaaaatttgtaacataagagttatgacatctaaaaaaatcaagacatacaattcacaaatatttatgtcgaatgtgaataataaattaaacttccaatgcaaaataaaccaaaattaaaacatcatatcagtaaattgtcaataacaaaaataaattaacaccaaatcacatcaactaattttgattttctctaaattttaaaacttaccaaCAACTCgtcatgttcttgttcttcaacaattcaaaacatgttttgtaatccacatgatcatatgatcttattctttttgatctttaaattaaaaatgtaatgacTTGTTATAAGTTAAATAAGAAATAACTTACTCACTTTTCTTGCAAACGTAAATTGTAATGTACAGGAATAATAAGCTTGATCGTTCTTGAGATTGTTTTACGGATGTGTGGGTCGAGCACGATCACGCTTATTCACCTTCTTTGTAAACGTAAATTGTAGTGTAGAAGAATAGGAAGACggtaataaaactgaaaaaaatctaactttaCAATggtaaatttataatataaaacataactaaaaactaaaaaaaaataaaaattatctattgattCAACTAGTGGTGTAACCGGTATTGGATTTCGGGTTTTAGTGAgttttttgaggttttaaattgaggttttaaattttggggttttttcacaaaactcaaacaaGATTTATATTGGGTCGCGGAGTTTACCGGTTCAACAGTGGTTCCGGTTCGGGttcaaaacactgttataaacGCTTGGGCTTTTATGAGGAAAAGTTTAAAAACCCAATATCTTtcataattaacattaaaacctattaaatataatttaagaaaatattttaattattaaaaagagtgTTCCAAATGACATTGGGTTTCCTCCTAGGGaggaaaaaaactcaactttattatataagataattggaaatttagaatataaaacataatttaaaatataactaaaactaaaaaaaaaattatctattagTTAAACCAGTGGTGCAACCAGtatcgggttttgggtttcagtgagtttttggaggttttaattggagttttaaattttggcttttttcacaaaactcaaatccgaTTTATATTGGGTTGGAGAGTTTAGCGATTCAACAGTGGCTCTGGTTCGGGTTCAAAACATTGTTATAAATGCTTAGGTTTTTATgaggaaattttttaaaactcaatGTCTTTCATAACTAAcattaaaatctattaaatataaattaagaaaaaaaattattaaaaagagtgTGCCACATGGCATTAAAACCCCAAGGAGAAAAAagccaactttattatataagaagaTTAATTGTTTTAGGTAGTTTATAGTCAACAAATCCGTCGTAGTCTTCGAGTCTCGGCGACGGAGTTTTTTTTCTGCAAGCTGcctgttttgaaaatataaaagaaatatccTTTTGCAActaatattttctttagaatatacatctttttgaaacagacAGAACAATATCTTATGTTAGTAGATACTATGTTGAAGTGTTATATGTACTCATCAAAAAACAATACATACTAGGACAacttttgtatataaaaaagaaGTCAAACATTTTTTACCAACAGTAAAGAATTATATAGTTTGGAAATTATTGGAAAAGAGAGTAAAAGTTGTTAAGTTGATATCCTAAAATTATAAGGTTCTTAGGCATCTGTATTTATTAAATCAAGTAGAAATATccagaagaaaataataatcaaacaagGATTTAGAAACAGAGATGTGGAGTGTGGACAAAGAATAAAAAAGATCTTGAAAAGGAAATATGCCAATGGAATATGCGTTAACTTGAATTGGTTGGTAGCTGCGATTGATTTTCCACTTGTTAAGGTTAGGTTTTTTgttacatctatcttattaaaacagaaacattctattggacctaacatttattttgtaagtttttaaattaaatacacctttatactttatagttaaacttacattaaattattaatgtttttttctttatactactatctatgtttccaaacaatatatttatttctttatactactatcaatatttccaaacaacatattttttatactactatcaatgtttccaaacaatacaataattaatcttagttatgttatatctatcattttctttttaaaattttgtagaaacgtcataatttcataaattgtaaaataatgaactttaaaatttggagtataagattacaaattatgaaattattacaatttaaatcaaattagattacatatcggtcatccaacagttcaatcggttaatctcgggttttagtaatttttttaatatgaatattttaaaaacctaaattgaattgtcagatctccgaattaaccggtataatcacaatcgggttgaatttaaaaacgctgatttaaatgcaaaaatattttaaatacacacttttaaaaattaccaaaatatttgttaagttattagtgaatttttttatcataaaatattccgcgcttccaaagcgcggatcaagatctagttacaTGTACAATTGCACACACACCTTTTTTTCACACACACCTTTTGCTCTCCCAATTCTAAACATTAGACATTACCTTTGTCATACAATTTTTACTATCAATAAATAAACCCacagtatatatatttgtggAATAGGATGTCACAATGAGTTATGGTAGTTTACACCTAATTGCTATACACTTAACGCTTCAATTTTATAGTATAAGTTGTCAAATAGTATACGCGTTTATTAGATTTCCTTGTACATATTATTCAAATTGCGGGGATAGCTCAGTTGGGAGAACGTCAGACTGAAGATCTGAAGGTCGCGTGTTCGATCCACGCTCAccgcaattttttttttcttaactgtTACGGcgtcatctatactattaaaagggaatcAGCTTTGAAAAGTCGACTTATACAAGTTGTTTTGGACCCTTTCATTTTTTTAGTCCAACCTATTACatataacaaaatcttataaCTAATCTATTTTATAGCAACTTAAtaagattttaaatatgactaacCTATTTTATAGCAAAATCTTATAACTAACCTACTGTTATTGACTTTAAATGTTACTATAATCTAAACCGTTGCCTcctaacattttaaatatgtgcGTAAAAAAGATTTGTATAAACCACTGTTTCTATTACTAatgtttatataacttttttgtATCGAATGATGGTGtggaattaatttaaaacaacattgtagctcatctatactattaaaaggaaaTCACTACCAAAAAatttacttaaaaaaattgtgaatcctttcactaactaattatttttcgtccaactatttgaaaaattgatttgcggatgcgggttatgagtTTTTTATGCGGGTTTAGTATGagttggtggattttggatcgcgACTACCCGTCGATccgcaaattatttaaaaaataaaaattaaaaaagtaaatacttttaaatacaagaatttaaaaataataatttaaaatttaagtcatgtataaattttttattataaatatacttttaaagtaattaaattaaataatgatttttaaaatatgtatataacccacggataaccacaaaattaagagGAGCGGATGCAtgaacaatattatttgtttgcaggttgtgcgggtcatatttttaaccaaaacaaagttgaaaatccgcgggttggcgggtcagcggggCGAGTTTGACCCGCAACTCAGCCTTAACCGTGCGTATAcaagatcaatttttaaattacaatatattttgatctaaatttatacacaaatatgattacaaaaatacaaatataatcataaataaaaaacaaataaaaaaaataaatttaaaataaaagaatatatccgcccttttaaggacgggtcaaaatctaatctatcttattaaagctctACTTTTTTATCCTTCCGTTTCAGTGATATTCTGGATTGAGATCATATATAGTACAAGTTCTTTTTTAAGATTTTGAActagattttaaattaattccaCACCATCATTcgatacaaaaaaattatataaacattaataATAGAAACAGTGGTTTATACAAATTTTTCTTACgcacatatttaaaatgttagaagTCAACGGTTTAGATTATAGTAACATTTAAAGTTAATAACAGTAATAGGCTTTATTTAAACGAAGGAGAATCTtattaaattgatataaaataggttagttataagattttgttatatGTAATAGGTTGGACTAAAAAAATGAAAGGTTTCAAAACAACTTGTATAAGTCGATTTTCAAGACTGCTtcctttttaatagtatagattatcagtttttttttcagaaattcaTTTGAGTTAATGTAAAATTCATAACCCAAAATTCCGTAAAACaagatttatttaatatttatgtcaaatttggattggtttggttttatttcTATCGAGTCGGATTCAGTGAGATTTTTAGATTATGATTAAAATCGATGGTTTAAGTATGCAAGCAAactggtttcaaaaaaaaaaaagtatgcaAGCAAGCCAAACCACAGTACCACGCCACACAACCACCAGAGTTTCTCTAGATTTACTGTTGTTACGTGAACAGaggattaaaaaaaaggaaatgacCTTGATTAGGGAATACTTACAAAACGAATTATTTAGTTTATGGCTTTGTTCGTATGAAATTAAGAGTGTAAGGgtagttttgaaaatatacCAAATTAATCAAGTGAACTCAGCAGAGTCCACGAGAGCTTCccactaaaataaaaactaaaacggTTTCTTCTTCTGCCATCTGAATTAAACAAAGTcaagaggagaggagaggagaggagggCGATACACTCGAGTTTTTGAATTGAATGCTTCCTCTTCTACATTACATTGAATCCTTCTGCTAGTTATGGATCTCCGTCTTCTTCTACCATCTCTCATTCCCTCATCGCAATCCGTAagctatctctctctctctctctctctctttgtacCTTTTCGATTCAACGTCCCTGATCAATTCGTAATTTAGGTTTACGTGCTGGTGTTTTACTTCGTCTACTTGGCCGTCGCCGGAGAAATCCTCCCTGGAAAAGTTATCCGCGGCGTCGTTTTGTCAGATGGCTCTCAGCTTCGTTACCGATGCAATGGTTGGTTACTTGGATCTGATTCTAGTATTCTCTGAGCTCTCGAAAGTTTGATTTGTCTCCAAAAAATGATGTTCAGGTCTACTGGCACTAACAATGCTGGTCACTATTTTGGGAGTTTCTGCAAAACTCGGCGTTTTGTCACCTCTTGTAAGTGTTATACTGTGAATCTTTGATGATATATACTTTTTTACTCATAGCATCAAGATGTTATTTGATTTAGGTGGTTGCTGATAGAGGACTTGAGTTGCTCTCTGCTACTTTTATCTTCTGTGTTTTGGTaagatttattaaaatctgtATTGTGGATCTTCTTCTTATACCATAGTATCAGATTTAAGCTCCATTGTTTCTGTTATTAATTTTCAGGTGACACTTGTATTGTATATTACCGGGCGCAATTCTTCGGATAAGAGTTCTTCCTTAAAGCCTCATATCTCAGGAAATCTTGTACATGACTGGTACTTGGCATAATACATTTGTAGATATACTCTACGAACTGCTTTCTTGCAAGAGCAAAAAGTAATGAATAATCCGTAGTCTGGTTACACTGTGGAGTAGGAAACAGTGATTGTATAGAAGCATGAATATCGTCTAGTCGTTTCTCCTGGGGAAGACTGAAGATTGATCTTTATTCTTATCAATTAGCACTGGCTTAGTTTTTGCACTTAAGTCAATTTGAAACCGAAGTTCCTGTTTTATGTCTTTTACTTGCTTCTTTCAAAGAGCTGctttgactatttttttttctcttcttgtttGTATCATGTGATAGGTGGTTTGGAATACAGCTGAATCCTCAGTTTATGAGCATCGATCTCAAGTAATCCTGTCGTTTCCCTTTTTTCTTCTATTTGTAGGTCCGGATAGGATCACTGCTTCAGTTCCACATGTTTATTATTACGATATTACTTGTATAGGTTTTTCTTTGTCAGAGCCGGGATGATGGGATGGCTGCTTATCAATCTCTCTATTCTGGCAAAAAGTTTTCAGGACGGTTCCTTGAGTCAGTCCATGATTCTTTACCAGATTTTCTGTGCGGTACATTTGCTTTACTTACAA encodes:
- the LOC130506150 gene encoding delta(14)-sterol reductase, coding for MDLRLLLPSLIPSSQSVYVLVFYFVYLAVAGEILPGKVIRGVVLSDGSQLRYRCNGLLALTMLVTILGVSAKLGVLSPLVVADRGLELLSATFIFCVLVTLVLYITGRNSSDKSSSLKPHISGNLVHDWWFGIQLNPQFMSIDLKFFFVRAGMMGWLLINLSILAKSFQDGSLSQSMILYQIFCALYILDYFVHEEYMTSTWDIIAERLGFMLVFGDLLWIPFTFSIQGWWLLHNKVELTAPAIVANCFVFLIGYMVFRGANKQKHIFKKNPKTPIWGKPPVVVGGKLLASGYWGIARHCNYLGDLMLALSFSLPCGISSPVPYFYPIYLLILLIWRERRDEERCAEKYKEIWAEYLRLVPYRILPYVY